In a genomic window of Curtobacterium flaccumfaciens pv. betae:
- a CDS encoding helix-turn-helix transcriptional regulator, translated as MRERTAPARRRRPTTPARVAWPVAQRVEEDRAVAVVAEHRWSVALVGAPGIGKSTAAARVTDRVAGRDGTGRTVVVPITAVAASRSMPFGAVAERFGELPASISELSDDTGAEQRLRAIEDLVDRDVLLRVDDADHLDAISARYVAWLVRRQGARLVLTCRDFTALPEPLRALWQDDLLERIDLQPLALHETAALVAEALGSPLENASAERVHRATAGNPLYLREVVRAARVSGALDHTATGWYWRGRVTASDSLADMYRTELGSLPEDLRDVVDIVALADPIPLARLLGLVTGGDVDRVVALGLVRIDSLEDGAAVVRPSHPLVGEVIRTLVPVARRTALFARANAFRTDRPEGAPPAARLRAALWSLECGVLPSVDQLLDAAQVAVRLQEHESGIALASAALRTTLTPTEQVAAHCLRSLAYSYSDGREAGRADAEAAWGAAKRHVGDVTDEAVIEACETLANIRQFHDDDVTAAVALTDAATRLVVSDEAVERLRLLRMAHQGWGGDFAEVRDEIERSGIVDAPTMPMSFLAVAPCAVMALATAGRLDDASALGHRALATAVAHVEAAPWSVGENSSVLHQVQMWRGDLDDLIIEVPAGRSSPYLKYDFTLELIGQGNLAIAQRRWDDAVAAFSAACERYDIADHGGFAAYPWARLALAHAYAGRPEAASGALERARTTPQRAMRITGEQVAVSIAWTEAVLGNPAGLQHADEIIERSTANGSWTHVMYGYALHHAVGMSQGRDSTGSLERMREAATRVDGPLAAAVIEYADAVRADDRTRVIAAQGVLAAHGVSVAAGRSKPPLTKREYEVAELAAQGLSNRRIAESLGLSTRTIDAHLSRVFAKWDLHARSELSELL; from the coding sequence ATGCGTGAACGAACCGCACCCGCCCGCCGACGCCGACCGACCACCCCCGCCCGCGTGGCCTGGCCCGTCGCACAGCGAGTCGAGGAGGACCGCGCCGTCGCCGTCGTCGCCGAGCACCGGTGGAGCGTCGCGCTCGTCGGCGCCCCCGGCATCGGCAAGAGCACGGCCGCGGCGCGGGTCACCGACCGCGTCGCCGGGCGCGACGGCACCGGCCGCACGGTCGTCGTGCCGATCACGGCGGTCGCCGCGAGCCGGTCGATGCCCTTCGGCGCCGTCGCCGAGCGCTTCGGCGAACTGCCGGCGTCCATCTCGGAGCTGTCCGACGACACCGGTGCCGAGCAGCGCCTCCGGGCGATCGAGGACCTCGTCGACCGCGACGTCCTGCTCCGCGTCGACGACGCCGACCACCTCGACGCGATCTCCGCGCGGTACGTCGCCTGGCTGGTCCGCCGGCAGGGAGCCCGGCTCGTCCTGACCTGCCGCGACTTCACGGCGCTCCCCGAGCCGCTCCGCGCGCTGTGGCAGGACGACCTGCTCGAGCGCATCGACCTGCAGCCCCTGGCCCTGCACGAGACCGCGGCGCTCGTCGCCGAGGCACTGGGCTCGCCGCTCGAGAACGCCTCGGCCGAGCGCGTCCACCGCGCCACCGCCGGCAACCCGCTGTACCTGCGCGAGGTGGTCCGCGCAGCACGGGTCTCCGGCGCCCTCGACCACACCGCGACCGGGTGGTACTGGCGCGGACGGGTGACCGCGTCGGACAGCCTCGCCGACATGTACCGCACGGAGCTCGGGTCGCTGCCGGAGGACCTGCGCGACGTCGTCGACATCGTCGCCCTCGCGGACCCGATCCCGCTCGCGCGCCTGCTCGGCCTGGTCACCGGCGGGGACGTCGACCGGGTCGTCGCGCTCGGCCTGGTCCGCATCGACTCGCTCGAGGACGGCGCCGCGGTCGTCCGGCCGTCGCACCCGCTCGTCGGCGAGGTCATCCGGACCCTGGTGCCGGTGGCCCGGCGCACCGCACTCTTCGCGCGCGCCAACGCGTTCCGCACCGACCGGCCCGAGGGTGCACCGCCCGCCGCACGGCTGCGTGCCGCGCTGTGGTCGCTCGAGTGCGGGGTCCTGCCGTCGGTCGACCAGCTGCTCGACGCGGCGCAGGTCGCCGTGCGGCTGCAGGAGCACGAGAGCGGGATCGCCCTGGCCTCGGCAGCGCTCCGCACGACGCTCACCCCCACCGAACAGGTCGCGGCGCACTGCCTCCGCTCGCTGGCGTACTCGTACTCGGACGGCCGTGAAGCCGGCCGCGCCGACGCCGAAGCCGCCTGGGGCGCGGCGAAGCGGCACGTCGGCGACGTCACCGACGAGGCCGTCATCGAAGCGTGCGAGACCCTGGCGAACATCCGCCAGTTCCACGACGACGACGTCACGGCGGCGGTCGCCCTGACCGATGCCGCCACGCGCCTGGTGGTGTCCGACGAGGCCGTCGAACGGCTGCGGCTGCTCCGGATGGCGCACCAGGGCTGGGGCGGGGACTTCGCCGAGGTCCGGGACGAGATCGAGCGCAGCGGCATCGTGGACGCCCCGACGATGCCGATGTCGTTCCTCGCCGTCGCACCCTGCGCCGTGATGGCGTTGGCGACCGCCGGCCGACTGGACGACGCGTCCGCGCTCGGTCACCGCGCCCTGGCCACCGCCGTGGCGCACGTCGAGGCAGCGCCCTGGAGCGTCGGCGAGAACTCTTCCGTCCTGCACCAGGTCCAGATGTGGCGCGGCGACCTGGACGACCTGATCATCGAGGTGCCGGCGGGCCGGTCCAGCCCCTACCTGAAGTACGACTTCACGCTCGAGCTCATCGGCCAGGGCAACCTGGCGATCGCACAGCGCCGCTGGGACGACGCCGTCGCCGCGTTCTCGGCGGCGTGCGAACGGTACGACATCGCCGACCACGGCGGGTTCGCGGCCTACCCCTGGGCACGTCTGGCCCTGGCGCACGCCTACGCAGGACGCCCGGAAGCAGCCTCCGGTGCACTCGAACGGGCCCGGACCACCCCGCAGCGGGCGATGCGGATCACCGGCGAACAGGTCGCCGTGTCGATCGCCTGGACCGAGGCCGTGCTCGGCAACCCGGCCGGGCTGCAGCACGCCGACGAGATCATCGAACGCAGCACGGCGAACGGCTCGTGGACGCACGTGATGTACGGGTACGCCCTGCACCACGCGGTCGGCATGTCGCAGGGGCGCGACTCGACCGGCTCGCTCGAGCGGATGCGCGAGGCCGCCACCCGCGTCGACGGACCACTCGCCGCCGCCGTGATCGAGTACGCCGACGCCGTGCGCGCCGACGACCGCACGCGGGTGATCGCGGCGCAGGGCGTGCTCGCGGCGCACGGGGTCTCGGTGGCCGCCGGGCGCTCGAAGCCGCCGCTGACGAAGCGCGAGTACGAGGTCGCCGAGCTCGCCGCGCAGGGGCTGAGCAACCGGCGGATCGCGGAGTCCCTCGGGCTCTCGACGCGGACGATCGACGCGCACCTGTCCCGTGTCTTCGCGAAGTGGGACCTGCACGCGCGGTCGGAGCTCAGCGAGCTGCTCTGA
- a CDS encoding sterol carrier family protein — translation MPPRRIEDADGRAALAAVRRGETARPAVATAVRWTLQCLADEVPGNSVEVRVPPFAAVQAVPGPRHTRGTPPNVVETDATTWLALASGELTWAEAVAQSRVSASGSRADLTAFLPVRLPAPGP, via the coding sequence ATGCCACCCAGGAGGATCGAGGACGCCGACGGGCGCGCGGCACTCGCCGCGGTGCGTCGTGGGGAGACAGCCCGACCGGCCGTCGCGACCGCGGTGCGGTGGACGTTGCAGTGCCTGGCGGACGAGGTGCCGGGCAACAGCGTCGAGGTGCGGGTGCCGCCGTTCGCCGCCGTCCAGGCCGTGCCCGGGCCCCGGCACACCCGCGGCACGCCGCCGAACGTGGTCGAGACCGATGCCACCACCTGGCTGGCGCTCGCGTCGGGCGAGCTGACCTGGGCCGAGGCGGTCGCGCAGTCGCGCGTCAGCGCCTCGGGCTCGCGTGCGGACCTGACGGCGTTCCTGCCGGTCCGGCTGCCCGCCCCCGGCCCCTGA